The stretch of DNA CTATTTCTCCAGCCCCACGATCCGCCGCGCCCGGCTGATCACCTCCGGCGTCATCTGCTTCTTGATGTCGGCGATGAGATTGACCATGTACTCGGCCGGCTTGGGGTTGATCTCCAGCCGCGCCCGTTTGGCGTCGGCCAGGAACTTCGGGTCCTTCAGCGTGGCCGCGAAGGCCTTTCGCAGGATCGCCACCTTGTCGTCCGGCGTCTTGGGCAACACCGCCCAAGGGCGCAGCATGGCCGCGGGCAGCAGCAGCACCTTCATGAAGGCGACGTCCGCCGGCTTGGTAACGCGCTCGTCCAGGAACGGGATCTTGCGTGCCTCCAGCTCCGGGTGGCGCCCGCCGAGATAGGCGATGATCTTGATGGAGCCCTCATCGAGCATGGACATGCCGGTGGCCTTCACCGAGTCCCAGCTCCATCCGGTGAGTGCGTCCACTTCCTTCTGCAGCAGCGCCGCGCGCACCGGCGCGGTGCCCTTGTACCCGGCCACGATCTTGGAGGTGGTGCCGAAGATGTCGTTCATGGCCAGCGGGATGCTGCAGGTGAGGCTGTTCCGCCCGGTGCATCCGAAGATCAGCGGGTTGGTCTTGGTGTCGAGCCACTGGTCCATGCTCTGGATGGGCGATTCCTTGCGCACCACCACCGTTATGGGACCGGAGTTGGCCAGCCCGAGCCAGATGAACTTGGATACGTCGTAGCGGATGTTCGGGTAGTTCAGGTACTGGGCCTGCGCCGAGTCCCAGCTCAGTTGGACGAAGGAGAGCCCATCCGGCTTGGCCACGTTGTACAGGTAGTTGGTGCCGATGAGGCCGCTGCCGCCCGGGATGTTGATGACGATGACGTTGGGTTTCCCGGGAATGTACTTGCCCAGGTGCCGCCCGAAGAGGCGCGCGTAGGTGTCGTAGCCGCCGCCCGGCTGGTGCGGCGTGATCACCTTGACCGTCTTGCCTTCGTAGAACGACTCCGCCGCGCCGGCGCTGCCGCCGGCGATCGCTACCGCCACGATGAGCCCGATGAATATCCTTCGCAGGAACATGCCGGTTATCCCTCCTTCGTTTCCTCTGTCCAATGATGGATGCCGCCGGCGACTCGCCCACGCCGGCGGGATCGCGCACCGTCTGTCCGATTACTTCTCCAGGCCCACGATCTTCCGGGCGCGGCTCAGCACCTCCGGCGTCATCTGCGTCTTCATGTTGTTGATGAGGTCGGTCAGCCACTTGCCGCTCTTGGGGTTGATGTCCAGGCGGGTCCGCTTGGCGTCGACCAGGAACCCGGGATCCTTCAGCGTGGCATGGAACGCTTTTCGCAGTATCTCGACCCTGTCAGCCGGCGTCCCCGGCGGCACGGCCCACGGCCGCAGCATGGCCGCCGGCAGGAGCA from Deltaproteobacteria bacterium encodes:
- a CDS encoding tripartite tricarboxylate transporter substrate-binding protein, which gives rise to MFLRRIFIGLIVAVAIAGGSAGAAESFYEGKTVKVITPHQPGGGYDTYARLFGRHLGKYIPGKPNVIVINIPGGSGLIGTNYLYNVAKPDGLSFVQLSWDSAQAQYLNYPNIRYDVSKFIWLGLANSGPITVVVRKESPIQSMDQWLDTKTNPLIFGCTGRNSLTCSIPLAMNDIFGTTSKIVAGYKGTAPVRAALLQKEVDALTGWSWDSVKATGMSMLDEGSIKIIAYLGGRHPELEARKIPFLDERVTKPADVAFMKVLLLPAAMLRPWAVLPKTPDDKVAILRKAFAATLKDPKFLADAKRARLEINPKPAEYMVNLIADIKKQMTPEVISRARRIVGLEK